The proteins below are encoded in one region of Drosophila santomea strain STO CAGO 1482 chromosome 2R, Prin_Dsan_1.1, whole genome shotgun sequence:
- the LOC120446455 gene encoding protein phyllopod, whose translation MSANQQQQQANPSAALAAPAASSEYLKRTCLICGCHTNQTINIYEPRSGPNIVQLIQAKFKFQPLNEDKFLCFSCNNWLINWHSLQAVNSNEAESQSQSPSHMGNSVLQQERTKLRPVAMVRPMVRVQPQSQPQPQPQAPVNPTPAPIVYAKRRASRRSASVSRMSRVLRQCCLESLRRSPKKRNQQSVFVCLRPQGQKRSNVICKVECVAPRRKPVERLAKEVAATPMPNPNATPTNQRFPQPSVDGKVVAMFRRLGTTLSREEPDAASSAASIPACSKLPQIMSPLKERPRWTRDLDEDEILLEFDTAISEVLPTARYQVTHEENKENEMELEDEQEQEKQQQQQEEEEEVDGRAELDVVQEAEAPLEPQSHHKQVNSHQNSHQASIQLAGLRLPMGLTISLV comes from the exons ATGTCTGccaatcagcagcagcagcaggcgaaTCCTTCGGCGGCACTCGCCGCCCCCGCCGCCTCCTCGGAATACCTGAAACGCACCTGCCTCATCTGCGGCTGCCACACCAACCAGACGATCAATATCTACGAGCCCCGCTCCGGACCCAACATCGTCCAGCTCATCCAGGCGAAATTCAAGTTTCAG CCCCTGAATGAGGACAAGTTCCTCTGCTTCAGCTGCAACAACTGGCTGATCAACTGGCACTCCCTGCAGGCGGTCAACAGCAATGAGGCCGAAAGCCAGAGCCAAAGTCCCTCGCACATGGGCAACAGTGTGCTGCAGCAGGAGAGGACGAAGCTGCGTCCGGTGGCGATGGTTCGGCCCATGGTGCGAGTGCAGCCCCAATCGCAGCCCCAGCCACAGCCCCAAGCTCCAGTCAATCCCACACCCGCGCCCATAGTCTATGCGAAGCGAAGAGCCAGCAGACGCAGTGCCTCCGTCAGCCGGATGAGCCGTGTGCTGCGCCAGTGCTGCCTGGAGAGTCTGCGGCGGAGTCCCAAGAAGCGCAATCAGCAGTCGGTGTTCGTCTGCCTGCGGCCACAGGGCCAGAAGAGGAGCAATGTGATCTGCAAGGTGGAGTGTGTGGCGCCGCGACGGAAACCAGTGGAGCGACTGGCCAAGGAGGTGGCCGCCACACCCATGCCCAATCCAAATGCCACACCCACTAACCAAAGATTCCCGCAGCCCAGTGTGGATGGCAAAGTAGTGGCCATGTTCCGGCGACTGGGCACCACACTCAGCCGGGAAGAACCCGACGCCGCATCGTCAGCAGCATCAATCCCCGCCTGCTCGAAGCTCCCGCAGATCATGAGTCCCCTCAAAGAGAGGCCGCGCTGGACGCGGGACCTCGATGAAGACGAGATACTGCTGGAATTCGATACCGCCATATCCGAAGTCCTGCCCACTGCCCGCTATCAGGTTACCCACGAGGAGAATAAGGAAAACGAAATGGAGCTGGAGGatgagcaggagcaggagaagcagcagcagcagcaggaggaggaggaggaggtggatgGACGAGCGGAACTGGACGTGGTGCAGGAAGCGGAAGCGCCACTGGAACCGCAGAGCCACCACAAACAAGTAAACAGCCACCAAAATTCCCACCAAGCTTCAATCCAACTCGCTGGCCTGCGATTACCAATGGGCCTTACCATTAGCCTCGTCTAA
- the LOC120446266 gene encoding uncharacterized protein LOC120446266, translating into MSSPMDQAEQVYEVKAPHAGAEGHTFLVSPVDPTPILAPILTAVPVMKAPESPAPIMEKTHEVEELDDEQPSCSSQAVVPLSSSLPCKLLRMHARRSAQALLHQMESMDSQLGSSNGSTSEDTSPSAPPMSPTDQQLVDVGMGSSIGDSDESSEEGDELKPLAVDNHIINEVDLTERQSTPPAVLSEANLEKFRKHQMDNIYLHPNFTLDASPPPAVAPANSPVLEAKRTHRSFLTMKKEKEVEQPQEKEQEVQMHQEPDTEHQGPNEIDTLDPSLIPSEELAAEITEAVEFYFSNESILKDAFLLKHVRRNKEGFVSLKLVSSFKRVRQLTREWKVVGDAVRRKSRKIELNDVGTKVRRIEPLPSFDETMPSRTIVACDLPLDKLTIEKVSDLFSPCGEIALIRILKPGMAIPVDVRQFMNKYPELQQKECALVEYLESSSARDARHLSGPFQVYEMVAPKKKTGKKAAVIQIAAPVARMVENYRYYNDANYERSRGGSFSGHETVPDLRFKLKRNNSDFQPSYYQQTGPSYHANPYQHYQPRGSIGSQNQEMGPNGFFGYGPRRYSNTSTISANTAAALGDVSPISSAANSGANPMVSGMSNLQRRLSNCSEQNYTPEANPSMSRRASNCSETGGVPQRRDSNCSESCPCSRRVSDFGQTTETSYRKTSVCSNGSCPGNNQNQERRFSNGSMQFERTFSNASESSGFYRRPSNDFNIERESIQTDQLVGGGGGGYQVWPRRYSNNFQQLSSKLAAYDNAQYIGGRRISTDSGYDRRCSFGSEGFDGSPRSRTGSFLSNYKHGGGGGDGYDGQPRSRTGSFLDGSPRSRSGSFAQRAAESLVRTPMGPDGSKGFGQRARKFGQAISPVN; encoded by the coding sequence ATGAGCAGTCCCATGGATCAGGCGGAGCAGGTGTACGAGGTGAAGGCGCCACATGCCGGCGCAGAGGGTCACACATTCCTCGTGAGTCCCGTGGATCCCACTCCGATCCTAGCACCCATTCTCACCGCTGTGCCCGTGATGAAAGCGCCGGAATCACCAGCTCCCATCATGGAGAAGACCCACGAGGTGGAGGAGCTGGATGATGAGCAGCCCAGCTGCAGTTCCCAGGCGGTGGTGCCACTGTCCTCATCGCTACCCTGCAAGCTGCTCCGCATGCATGCCAGGCGCTCTGCCCAGGCCCTGCTCCACCAGATGGAATCGATGGACTCGCAGCTGGGCAGCAGCAATGGCAGCACCTCGGAGGATACTTCACCCTCGGCTCCCCCCATGTCGCCCACCGATCAGCAACTGGTGGACGTGGGCATGGGCTCCTCCATTGGGGACTCGGACGAATCTTCGGAGGAGGGCGATGAGCTGAAGCCACTGGCCGTGGACAATCACATCATAAACGAGGTGGACTTAACCGAGCGCCAGTCTACGCCACCGGCCGTCTTGAGTGAGGCCAATTTGGAGAAGTTCCGCAAGCACCAGATGGATAACATCTATCTGCATCCCAACTTCACCCTGGACGCTTCTCCGCCTCCCGCGGTCGCACCGGCCAACTCACCTGTGCTGGAGGCCAAGAGAACCCATCGCTCGTTCCTCACCAtgaagaaggagaaggaggtggagcagccacaggagaaggagcaggaagTGCAGATGCACCAGGAGCCGGATACCGAACACCAAGGACCCAATGAGATAGATACTCTCGATCCCTCACTCATTCCCAGCGAGGAACTGGCGGCCGAAATCACCGAAGCCGTGGAGTTCTACTTCTCCAACGAGAGCATCCTGAAGGATGCATTCCTGCTGAAGCATGTGCGTCGCAACAAGGAGGGTTTCGTGAGCCTCAAATTGGTGTCCAGCTTCAAGAGGGTGCGCCAGTTGACCAGGGAGTGGAAGGTGGTTGGAGATGCAGTGCGTCGCAAGTCGCGCAAAATCGAGCTGAATGATGTGGGCACCAAGGTGCGCAGAATCGAGCCGCTGCCCAGCTTCGATGAAACCATGCCCTCTCGCACGATTGTGGCCTGTGATCTGCCACTGGACAAGTTAACCATCGAAAAGGTATCGGATCTGTTCTCACCCTGCGGCGAGATTGCCCTCATACGCATCCTCAAGCCGGGCATGGCCATTCCCGTGGATGTGCGCCAGTTCATGAACAAGTATCCGGAACTGCAGCAAAAGGAGTGCGCTCTCGTCGAGTACCTGGAGTCCTCCTCCGCCAGGGATGCCCGTCATCTGAGCGGTCCCTTCCAGGTCTACGAGATGGTGGCGCCCAAGAAGAAAACTGGCAAGAAGGCAGCCGTCATCCAGATCGCCGCTCCGGTGGCCCGCATGGTGGAGAACTATCGCTACTACAACGATGCCAACTACGAGAGGAGTCGCGGTGGCAGCTTCTCTGGCCACGAAACAGTTCCCGATCTGCGCTTCAAACTCAAGCGCAACAACTCGGACTTCCAGCCCAGCTACTACCAACAGACGGGGCCCAGCTACCATGCCAATCCGTATCAGCATTATCAGCCCCGTGGTAGCATCGGCAGCCAGAACCAGGAGATGGGTCCCAACGGTTTTTTCGGCTATGGTCCCAGGCGATACAGCAACACATCGACGATTTCGGCCAACACAGCGGCCGCCTTGGGCGATGTTTCGCCTATATCTTCTGCTGCCAATTCAGGCGCTAATCCGATGGTGTCTGGTATGAGCAATCTGCAGCGCCGCCTGTCCAACTGCTCCGAGCAGAACTACACACCCGAAGCCAATCCATCGATGTCGCGAAGGGCCAGCAATTGCTCGGAAACGGGCGGAGTTCCCCAGCGACGTGACTCGAACTGCTCGGAGAGCTGTCCCTGCTCCAGAAGGGTCTCGGACTTTGGTCAGACCACGGAGACCAGCTACCGAAAGACCTCGGTGTGCTCCAATGGCAGTTGCCCGGGCAACAATCAGAACCAGGAGCGTCGCTTCTCGAACGGATCCATGCAGTTCGAGCGAACCTTCTCGAATGCCAGCGAGAGCAGTGGCTTCTATCGTCGTCCTTCGAACGATTTCAACATCGAGCGTGAGTCCATCCAAACCGATCAGCTGGtgggtggaggaggaggtggctACCAGGTGTGGCCACGTCGTTATTCCAACAACTTCCAGCAGCTGAGCAGCAAGCTGGCGGCATATGACAATGCCCAGTATATTGGTGGCAGACGCATATCCACGGATTCGGGTTACGATCGTCGCTGCTCCTTCGGATCGGAAGGCTTTGATGGATCACCACGATCTCGCACCGGCAGTTTCCTGAGCAACTATAAGCacggcggtggcggtggcgatggCTACGATGGCCAACCGAGATCACGAACCGGCAGCTTCCTGGACGGATCGCCACGGTCGCGTTCCGGATCGTTTGCCCAGCGCGCTGCCGAGAGCCTGGTACGCACTCCCATGGGTCCAGATGGTAGCAAGGGATTCGGCCAGAGGGCCAGGAAATTCGGACAGGCCATATCGCCCGTGAACTAA
- the LOC120446254 gene encoding stress-activated map kinase-interacting protein 1: MATYSNQHWLLSHIRNSFISTDDTGMCETVMLSDDMPKHYLRIFGNSGAGGDHYHWRRSHKSAPTGGGTTPERSTRHPDAPLQDVDFICYPGLDLSDDEEDMSTHSFDIQMYPEVGAHRFRSNTAQKLEKLDIAKRRAARIKSVNYQEEVQPPDSDDFFRRKELPPSKAETAKKEPKANDDELSDEGVQSQLTEQLAKSPKQTQNRFIEFARFDGTSQVGMQTKRINVFLNMLPEPDRNYPLKICVVATAKIQEVIGYVCYKTSLQYPDVPLKSLQHYALYMTEDNDDMEDFPPLDNREPCSKFGFSQLTLAERRPLAPVTRVDYHNQLGSKSMTSVEDKTALDEAAVKALQNINLNGGTSDPGGAGGGGGGGDSPHDNVKEYEKRLLNHNDMLEAPMHRTFRLNIIDKRFFKSDVTLGISGERIEIDQYKNAKFWPQKKPVSTPIDFVAHCEILERRHLKALLRIWLKSNSSSPSFSTGCTSAQINASVTTLNAGSGSAGIAHSPSSPGHSSGLFSSSNIRFKHYDFDTDTHTAEQIHNKLNCILEMRSSDLRREFLLQRDRKQEKRQLKL; this comes from the coding sequence ATGGCCACCTACTCCAATCAGCACTGGCTGCTCTCCCACATCCGCAACTCCTTCATATCCACCGACGACACCGGAATGTGCGAGACGGTGATGCTGAGCGATGACATGCCCAAACACTATTTGCGAATATTCGGTAACTCGGGCGCTGGAGGAGATCACTATCATTGGCGACGGTCGCACAAGTCAGCGCCGACGGGGGGCGGGACAACGCCGGAGCGGAGCACCCGTCATCCGGATGCGCCACTCCAAGATGTGGATTTCATTTGCTATCCGGGACTTGACCTCagcgacgacgaggaggacaTGTCCACGCACTCCTTCGACATCCAGATGTATCCGGAGGTGGGCGCCCATCGTTTTCGCTCCAACACTGCCCAAAAACTAGAGAAACTAGATATTGCCAAGCGGAGGGCTGCGCGCATAAAAAGTGTCAACTACCAGGAGGAAGTGCAGCCACCGGACAGCGATGATTTCTTTAGACGCAAGGAGCTGCCCCCCAGCAAAGCTGAGACAGCTAAAAAGGAACCGAAAGCCAACGACGATGAGCTGTCAGATGAGGGTGTTCAGAGCCAGCTCACTGAACAGTTGGCGAAAAGTCCCAAGCAAACACAGAATCGCTTCATTGAATTCGCCCGCTTCGATGGCACCTCCCAAGTGGGTATGCAAACGAAAAGGATCAACGTGTTTTTAAATATGCTTCCCGAGCCGGATCGCAACTATCCGTTGAAGATCTGCGTCGTAGCCACTGCCAAAATCCAGGAGGTTATTGGTTATGTCTGCTACAAGACCTCTTTACAGTATCCCGACGTTCCTTTGAAGTCCCTGCAACATTACGCTTTGTATATGACAGAGGATAATGATGATATGGAGGACTTCCCACCCTTGGACAATCGCGAACCCTGCTCTAAGTTTGGCTTCTCCCAACTGACACTCGCAGAGCGTCGGCCATTGGCTCCAGTGACCAGAGTTGATTACCACAATCAGCTGGGCAGCAAATCCATGACTTCCGTGGAGGACAAGACGGCTCTGGACGAAGCGGCTGTCAAGGCACTGCAAAATATTAACCTTAATGGCGGAACTAGTGAtccaggaggagcaggaggaggaggaggaggaggcgatAGTCCACACGACAATGTAAAGGAGTACGAGAAGCGCCTGCTGAATCATAATGACATGCTGGAAGCACCCATGCATCGTACTTTCCGCCTGAACATCATAGACAAGCGGTTTTTCAAGTCCGATGTGACACTGGGAATATCTGGTGAGAGAATAGAGATTGATCAGTACAAGAATGCCAAGTTCTGGCCGCAGAAGAAGCCCGTATCCACTCCAATTGACTTTGTGGCCCACTGCGAGATTTTGGAGCGACGCCACTTAAAGGCTTTGTTGCGCATCTGGCTGAAGTCAAACTCCTCCTCCCCTTCCTTCTCCACCGGCTGCACTTCGGCGCAGATCAATGCCAGCGTAACCACCCTGAATGCGGGAAGCGGCAGTGCAGGGATTGCCCACTCGCCCAGCAGTCCGGGTCACTCCTCTGGACTTTTTTCCAGCAGCAATATTCGCTTTAAGCACTACGACTTCGACACGGACACCCACACGGCGGAGCAGATCCACAACAAGCTGAACTGCATACTCGAGATGCGATCCAGCGATCTGAGGCGCGAGTTCCTGCTGCAGCGCGATCGGAAGCAGGAGAAGAGGCAGCTGAAGTTGTAG
- the LOC120446036 gene encoding zinc finger protein 239 — MAGMEVEFDETVANQFSCKRCDRTFKSKRDQTLHRQEVHNHNKTTYECKLCAKSFCNSGNLDRHMKVHNDVRPFVCNICSKAFAQAVNLQRHYAVHSGERPFTCNFCNKSFTQQSNMKRHKMTHTGEKPFRCQRCGRYFSQLVNLKKHKLGHLNAKPYQCNYCEKGFTQLSNFKRHLQSHIKEGVDVDVPASIQAAAALARERLEAEQKPSFFECMVCRAIFDTFADYEKHETKCHEDHERAQLEVNQMSHMHPDDYLPMKFAVPDLDTHEIIIETTH; from the exons ATGGCGGGCATGGAGGTAGAATTCGACGAGACGGTGGCCAATCAGTTCAGCTGCAAGCGCTGCGACCGA ACCTTCAAGAGCAAGCGGGATCAGACGTTGCATCGACAGGAGGTGCACAACCACAACAAGACCACCTACGAGTGCAAGTTATGCGCGAAGAGCTTTTGCAATTCGGGGAACCTAGATCGCCACATGAAGGTGCACAACGATGTGCGGCCCTTCGTGTGTAATATCTGCTCGAAAGCCTTTGCCCAGGCTGTGAACCTGCAGCGACACTATGCGGTGCACAGTGGGGAGCGGCCCTTCACCTGTAACTTCTGCAACAAGTCCTTCACCCAGCAGAGCAACATGAAGCGCCACAAGATGACACACACAGGCGAGAAGCCGTTCCGCTGCCAGCGATGCGGCAGGTACTTCTCCCAGCTGGTCAACCTCAAGAAGCACAAGCTAGGCCACCTCAACGCCAAGCCCTACCAGTGCAACTACTGCGAGAAGGGCTTCACCCAGCTGTCCAACTTCAAGCGGCACCTGCAGTCGCACATTAAGGAGGGCGTCGATGTGGACGTACCCGCCTCCATCCAGGCGGCTGCCGCCCTTGCCAGAGAACGGCTCGAGGCGGAGCAGAAACC aaGCTTTTTCGAGTGCATGGTGTGTCGGGCAATCTTCGATACCTTCGCTGACTATGAGAAGCACGAAACCAAGTGCCATGAGGACCACGAAAGGGCTCAGCTGGAGGTAAACCAGATGTCCCACATGCATCCAGACGACTATTTGCCCATGAAGTTCGCCGTGCCGGATCTGGATACGCACGAAATCATAATTGAGACTACACATTAG